The Methanobrevibacter sp. genome segment ACACTTTTGATGATTTTCTCTTAACTCCAAATGCAAGTTATGTGGAACCTAAGGATATTGACACTACAATTGAATTGGGTAAAGGAATCAAATTGAATATTCCTGTTTTAAGTGCAGCTATGGACACTGTAACTGAAGCAGACCTTGCAATTGCTATGGCACAGCAAGGTGGTATTGGAGTAATCCACAGAAACATCTCACTGGAAAGGCAAGTTGAAGAAGTTAAGAAAGTAAAGAATGCTGAAGATTTAACAATTCGTGATGTTATTACTATTAAACCAGATTCTACAGTTACTGAAGCACTATCTTTAATGCAGGATGAACTTATCAGCGGTTTACCTGTAGTTGACGGTGACAAAATCATGGGTATCATCTCAAAAAGGGATATCAGACCGGTTTTAAAATCAGAACCTAATACTGCAATCAAGGATATAATGACTTCAGATGTTGTAACTGTTGAAGAAGGAGTTTCTGCTGAAGAAGCATTGAATGTTGCTTATGAAAACAAGGTTGAAAGACTCCCTGTTGTAAGTGATGATAAGTTAGTCGGAATTATCACCATTAAGGATATATTAAACCAAAATCAATATCCTAATGCTGCCCGTGATAAAAATGGAGACTTTTTGGTTGCAGCTGCATGTGGTCCGTTTGACCTAGACCGTGCAATGGCACTTGATCAGGCAGGTGCTGACGTCATTTCAATTGACTGTGCTCATGCTCACAATATGAACGTTGTTAAATTCACTGAAACCATTAAGGACAACATTGATGCTGAATTATGTGTAGGTAACATTGCAACTGCTCAGGCTGCAGAAGACTTGATTTCAATGGGTGTAGATGCACTTAAAGTTGGTATTGGTCCTGGTTCAATGTGTACTACCCGTATAGTAGCAGGTGTAGGTGTACCACAATTGACTGCAATTTCAGATGTTGCTGATGCTGCAGCTGACACAGGCGTTCCTGTAATTGCTGATGGTGGTATCAGATACTCTGGAGATGTTGCTAAGGCTATTGGTGCAGGTGCTGATGCAGTAATGTTAGGTAACTTGCTTGCAGCATCATTAGAAGCACCAGGTGACATTGTTGTCATGAACGGTAAACAATACAAAAAATACCGTGGAATGGGATCAATGGGTGCAATGACCAGTGAATTCGATGGTGGAGCAGACAGATACTTCCAAGGACAAAAAAGTAAAATGAACCATACTAAATACGTTCCTGAAGGAATCGAAGGTGCAGTACCATACAGAGGAACAATCGCTGAAATCCTCTTCCAGTTAGTAGGTGGTTTGAAATCATCTATGGGTTACTGTGGTGCTGAAGACATCAAGGCAATGCAGCAAAAAGCGAATTTCGTTAGAATTACAAGTAGTGGTATTAAGGAATCACATCCTCATGACCTGTTAATTACTAATGAAAGTCCTAATTATCCAACACTCGACTAGTTGGATATCATTTTAAATTTTTTTGATGAGGAATTTAAAGATGGCAAAAAGATTTATAGGTTAATATTTTTTCTCATCAAAAAGTAATTTTTTATTCAAAAAAGCATTTTTAAGCAAACATTTAAATATTAGTTAATCTAATATTATCATATTAGATAATTTTATGATTATTTTACATAATCAATTTATTTTAAATTTTAATTATTATGGAGAGAATATAAATGGCAAGAACTAAAAAAGTGGGTATTACAGGTAGGTTCGGTGCAAGATACGGAAGAAAAGCAAAAAGATCTGTTAAAATCATTGAAGAAAACATGAAAAAAAATCATGTTTGTCCTAAATGTGATAGACCATACGTAAAAAGACAAGCTGCTGGAATTTGGAAATGCAGAAAATGTGGTGCAGTGTTCACCGGCGGAGCTTACGTTCCTGAAACTCCTATGGCAAAATCTGCAGCACGCAGTATCAGAGACATTAAAGTGGAGGAATAGGCCTTGTATAGGTGTCCACGTTGTGGAGCAGAAGTAGACCATAAAAGCTACATGGAAAATAAATGTCCTAAATGCAGATATAGGATTTTATTTAAAAATGTTCCAGAAACTACAAGAATTATAAAAGCAAGATAAACTCTCTGCTTTTACTAAATTTTTTACTATTTTTGATTTAAATGTTAATTTCAACTTCTAGAAAACCTTCTCAAAAAACTAGAAAGTTTTGTAAAAATTTGGCTCATGCAACAGGTTCTACCTCTGTTAACAGAGGCAAAATGAATATGCGCGAGTTGCTGTTGAAGGCGTTGGAAGTTGAAGAATACAATTTAGCTGTTGTAAATGAAATTAAGGGAAATCCTAGTAGAATTTCATTTTTTTCAAATAAAGGAGAATTATTGCTTACAATTCTCATTGGAGTGACACTTGCTAAAGAAAAAACCAATATCGCTCCATCTCAATTGAAAATGGTGTCTGAAGTTAAAAGGCTTAATGTTTTAAGCGAAATTTTAGATTTGGATTTAGTGGATAAAGCTGAGGAAAATTATATTTTGGTTTCTAAAAGTGATGATTCTGTAGCTAGAATTCAGTTCATCAACAAATTTGGAGATAAGCTTGATTTCCAGATTAATGTCAAAAAGGTTTTAGAGGTCACAAATGATTAATGATAGTCCTCTAGAAAGAGTAAAAAGCAATATATCTGTTGAATTTGAAGATGATAGACAGGCTAAAATTATTTATGAATCTATTATTTTAGAATTTGAAACTGCTCCTGATTTTAGATCATCCATGACTATTGATTTGGACGGATCTAATATTATGATTAATATTGATGCGGAAGATTCTACTTCATTTAGGGCTTCTGTAAATTCTGCTATAAAGTGGATTAAACTGGCATTAGAAATAAATAACTTAACAAACTAATATTTATATAATTTATAAGGTGATAAAATGGAGATTCCTGAAAATATTCAAGAACAATTAAATCAGTTCCAACAATTACAACAACAAGCTCAAGCTGTAACTATGCAAATTCAAAATGTTGAAGTGCAAGTTCAAGAAACTGAAAAAGCTTTAGAAGAACTTAAAAAAACTGATGAAAATACTGAAGTATTTAAACAAGCTGGTACTTTACTTATTAAAGTAGATTACAATGATGCTTTGGCTGAAATGGAAGACAAATTAGAAACTCTTCAATTAAGAAAACAAACCATGGCTCGTCAAGAAGAAAGAGTTATGAAAAAACTTGAAGAAATGCAAACCACTATCCAGGCAGCTATGCAAGGTATGCAATAAGCTTACCTTATTTTTTTCTTTTTTTTAGATTTTTATGTCAAAATTAAAAGTATTAACTCAGGATGATTTGGCAACTATTTCTGACGATTTCGGTGAAATTTTAGAACAGGAAATTTCAAAAGCTTTGCCTAGTAAGGAAATTGAAGATTTAGATTTGGATATTCTTTTAAGTTATGAAAACAGTCAGTTAGATGTTGATGTTGATGTTGGAGTTAGCTTTGATGAGTTATCTGAAATCACACAAGATCAGATTGCCAAAGCGATTGATGAAGCTTATTTAAGATTTGATTCATATATTGATGATAATTTTAGAGTTTAATTATTTTTTTTAAAATTTTAGTTA includes the following:
- the guaB gene encoding IMP dehydrogenase, whose protein sequence is MSFSKKVQEARMSYTFDDFLLTPNASYVEPKDIDTTIELGKGIKLNIPVLSAAMDTVTEADLAIAMAQQGGIGVIHRNISLERQVEEVKKVKNAEDLTIRDVITIKPDSTVTEALSLMQDELISGLPVVDGDKIMGIISKRDIRPVLKSEPNTAIKDIMTSDVVTVEEGVSAEEALNVAYENKVERLPVVSDDKLVGIITIKDILNQNQYPNAARDKNGDFLVAAACGPFDLDRAMALDQAGADVISIDCAHAHNMNVVKFTETIKDNIDAELCVGNIATAQAAEDLISMGVDALKVGIGPGSMCTTRIVAGVGVPQLTAISDVADAAADTGVPVIADGGIRYSGDVAKAIGAGADAVMLGNLLAASLEAPGDIVVMNGKQYKKYRGMGSMGAMTSEFDGGADRYFQGQKSKMNHTKYVPEGIEGAVPYRGTIAEILFQLVGGLKSSMGYCGAEDIKAMQQKANFVRITSSGIKESHPHDLLITNESPNYPTLD
- the rpl37A gene encoding 50S ribosomal protein L37Ae, which gives rise to MARTKKVGITGRFGARYGRKAKRSVKIIEENMKKNHVCPKCDRPYVKRQAAGIWKCRKCGAVFTGGAYVPETPMAKSAARSIRDIKVEE
- a CDS encoding DNA-directed RNA polymerase subunit P, whose amino-acid sequence is MYRCPRCGAEVDHKSYMENKCPKCRYRILFKNVPETTRIIKAR
- a CDS encoding Brix domain-containing protein encodes the protein MLISTSRKPSQKTRKFCKNLAHATGSTSVNRGKMNMRELLLKALEVEEYNLAVVNEIKGNPSRISFFSNKGELLLTILIGVTLAKEKTNIAPSQLKMVSEVKRLNVLSEILDLDLVDKAEENYILVSKSDDSVARIQFINKFGDKLDFQINVKKVLEVTND
- a CDS encoding KEOPS complex subunit Pcc1, encoding MINDSPLERVKSNISVEFEDDRQAKIIYESIILEFETAPDFRSSMTIDLDGSNIMINIDAEDSTSFRASVNSAIKWIKLALEINNLTN
- a CDS encoding prefoldin subunit beta, which produces MEIPENIQEQLNQFQQLQQQAQAVTMQIQNVEVQVQETEKALEELKKTDENTEVFKQAGTLLIKVDYNDALAEMEDKLETLQLRKQTMARQEERVMKKLEEMQTTIQAAMQGMQ
- a CDS encoding DUF3194 domain-containing protein, encoding MSKLKVLTQDDLATISDDFGEILEQEISKALPSKEIEDLDLDILLSYENSQLDVDVDVGVSFDELSEITQDQIAKAIDEAYLRFDSYIDDNFRV